A single Falco naumanni isolate bFalNau1 chromosome 20, bFalNau1.pat, whole genome shotgun sequence DNA region contains:
- the VPS45 gene encoding vacuolar protein sorting-associated protein 45 isoform X3 — protein MNAVLAVKQYVSRMIEDSGPGMKVLLMDRETTGVVSMVYTQSEILQKEVYLFERIDSAHREPMKHLKAICFLRPTKENVEFLIQELRRPKYSIYFVYFSNVISKSDVKSLAEADEQEVVAEVQEFYGDYIAVNPHVFSLNLLGCCQGRNWDPAQLSRTTQGLTALLLSLKKCPMIRYQLSSEPAKRLAECVKQVITKEYELFDFRRTEVPPLLLLLDRSDDAITPLLNQWTYQAMVHELLGINNNRIDLSRVPGISKDLREVVLSAENDEFYANNMYLNFAEIGSNIKNLMEDFQKRKPKEQQKLESIADMKAFVENYPQFKKMSGTVSKHVTVVGELSRLVGERNLLEVSEVEQELACQNDHSSALQNVRRLLQNPKVTEFDAARLVMLYALHYERHSSNSLPGLITDLKNRGVSEKYRKLVSAVVEYGGKRVRGSDLFGPKDAVAITKQFLKGLKGVENVYTQHQPLLQETLDQLIKGKLKDSQYPYLGANTLRDRGREAAVWFRALTSLR, from the exons ATGAACGCCGTGCTGGCCGTCAAGCAGTACGTGTCCAGGATGATCGAGGACAGCGGGCCCGGCATGAAGGTGCTGCTCATGGACCGGGAGACG ACCGGCGTGGTCAGCATGGTGTACACGCAGTCCGAGATCCTGCAGAAGGAGGTGTACCTCTTCGAGCGCATCGACTCCGCGCACCGGGAGCCCATGAAGCACCTCAAGGCCATCTGCTTCCTGCGGCCCACCAAg GAGAACGTGGAGTTCCTCATCCAGGAGCTGCGGAGGCCCAAGTACAGCATCTACTTTGTCT atttcagtAACGTGATCAGTAAGAGTGATGTCAAGTCATTAGCTGAAGCTGATGAACAGGAAGTTGTGGCTGAAGTTCAG GAGTTCTATGGCGATTACATTGCAGTGAACCCGCACGTTTTTTCTCTCAACCTCTTGGGCTGCTGCCAG GGTCGCAACTGGGATCCGGCTCAGCTGTCCAGGACAACTCAAGGGCTGactgctctgcttttgtctCTGAAGAAATGCCCCATGATCCGGTACCAGCTCTCTTCCGAGCCAGCAAAAAGGCTTGCTGAATGCGTGAAG CAAGTGATCACTAAAGAGTACGAGCTGTTTGACTTTCGGCGCACTGAGGTTCCTCCTTTACTTCTCCTTCTGGACCGGTCTGATGACGCCATCACCCCGCTTCTGAACCAG TGGACGTACCAGGCTATGGTTCACGAATTGCTGGGGATTAACAACAACCGCATCGACCTTTCCCGGGTACCGGGGATAAGCAAGGATCTCCGAGAGGTGGTCCTGTCCGCCGAGAACGACGAGTTCTATGCCAAC AACATGTACCTGAACTTTGCAGAGATTGGCAGTAACATCAAGAATCTTATGGAGGATTTCCAGAAGAGGAAACCTAAGGAGCAGCAAAAGCTGGAATCTATAGCGGACATGAAG GCATTTGTGGAGAATTACCCGCAGTTCAAGAAGATGTCGGGCACGGTATCGAAGCATGTGACGGTAGTGGGAGAGCTCTCTCGACTGGTTGGGGAGCGGAACCTGCTGGAGGTGTCTGAGGTGGAGCAGGAACTGGCCTGCCAGAACGACCattccagtgctctgcag AACGTGCGGCGCCTGCTGCAGAACCCCAAGGTGACGGAGTTTGACGCTGCCCGGCTGGTGATGCTTTATGCCCTGCACTACGAGCggcacagcagcaacagcctgCCAGGGCTGATAACCGATCTCAAGAACAGGGGTGTGTCGGAGAAATACCGAAAG CTAGTGTCTGCCGTTGTGGAGTATGGAGGGAAGAGGGTCCGGGGCAGTGACCTGTTCGGTCCCAAGGATGCTGTAGCCATCACCAAACAGTTCCTCAAAGGACTGAAG GGTGTTGAGAACGTGTATACACAACACCAGCCTCTCCTTCAAGAAACACTAGATCAGCTCATCAAGGGAAAACTCAAGGACAGCCAGTACCCCTACCTGGGTGCCAACACTCTCCGTGACAG gggcagggaggcagctgtgTGGTTCAGAGCGTTAACATCCTTGCGCTGA
- the VPS45 gene encoding vacuolar protein sorting-associated protein 45 isoform X2 — MNAVLAVKQYVSRMIEDSGPGMKVLLMDRETTGVVSMVYTQSEILQKEVYLFERIDSAHREPMKHLKAICFLRPTKENVEFLIQELRRPKYSIYFVYFSNVISKSDVKSLAEADEQEVVAEVQEFYGDYIAVNPHVFSLNLLGCCQGRNWDPAQLSRTTQGLTALLLSLKKCPMIRYQLSSEPAKRLAECVKQVITKEYELFDFRRTEVPPLLLLLDRSDDAITPLLNQWTYQAMVHELLGINNNRIDLSRVPGISKDLREVVLSAENDEFYANNMYLNFAEIGSNIKNLMEDFQKRKPKEQQKLESIADMKAFVENYPQFKKMSGTVSKHVTVVGELSRLVGERNLLEVSEVEQELACQNDHSSALQNVRRLLQNPKVTEFDAARLVMLYALHYERHSSNSLPGLITDLKNRGVSEKYRKLVSAVVEYGGKRVRGSDLFGPKDAVAITKQFLKGLKGVENVYTQHQPLLQETLDQLIKGKLKDSQYPYLGANTLRDRPQDIIVFIIGGATYEEALTVYNLNRTNPGVRIVLGGTTIHNTKSINVQIT; from the exons ATGAACGCCGTGCTGGCCGTCAAGCAGTACGTGTCCAGGATGATCGAGGACAGCGGGCCCGGCATGAAGGTGCTGCTCATGGACCGGGAGACG ACCGGCGTGGTCAGCATGGTGTACACGCAGTCCGAGATCCTGCAGAAGGAGGTGTACCTCTTCGAGCGCATCGACTCCGCGCACCGGGAGCCCATGAAGCACCTCAAGGCCATCTGCTTCCTGCGGCCCACCAAg GAGAACGTGGAGTTCCTCATCCAGGAGCTGCGGAGGCCCAAGTACAGCATCTACTTTGTCT atttcagtAACGTGATCAGTAAGAGTGATGTCAAGTCATTAGCTGAAGCTGATGAACAGGAAGTTGTGGCTGAAGTTCAG GAGTTCTATGGCGATTACATTGCAGTGAACCCGCACGTTTTTTCTCTCAACCTCTTGGGCTGCTGCCAG GGTCGCAACTGGGATCCGGCTCAGCTGTCCAGGACAACTCAAGGGCTGactgctctgcttttgtctCTGAAGAAATGCCCCATGATCCGGTACCAGCTCTCTTCCGAGCCAGCAAAAAGGCTTGCTGAATGCGTGAAG CAAGTGATCACTAAAGAGTACGAGCTGTTTGACTTTCGGCGCACTGAGGTTCCTCCTTTACTTCTCCTTCTGGACCGGTCTGATGACGCCATCACCCCGCTTCTGAACCAG TGGACGTACCAGGCTATGGTTCACGAATTGCTGGGGATTAACAACAACCGCATCGACCTTTCCCGGGTACCGGGGATAAGCAAGGATCTCCGAGAGGTGGTCCTGTCCGCCGAGAACGACGAGTTCTATGCCAAC AACATGTACCTGAACTTTGCAGAGATTGGCAGTAACATCAAGAATCTTATGGAGGATTTCCAGAAGAGGAAACCTAAGGAGCAGCAAAAGCTGGAATCTATAGCGGACATGAAG GCATTTGTGGAGAATTACCCGCAGTTCAAGAAGATGTCGGGCACGGTATCGAAGCATGTGACGGTAGTGGGAGAGCTCTCTCGACTGGTTGGGGAGCGGAACCTGCTGGAGGTGTCTGAGGTGGAGCAGGAACTGGCCTGCCAGAACGACCattccagtgctctgcag AACGTGCGGCGCCTGCTGCAGAACCCCAAGGTGACGGAGTTTGACGCTGCCCGGCTGGTGATGCTTTATGCCCTGCACTACGAGCggcacagcagcaacagcctgCCAGGGCTGATAACCGATCTCAAGAACAGGGGTGTGTCGGAGAAATACCGAAAG CTAGTGTCTGCCGTTGTGGAGTATGGAGGGAAGAGGGTCCGGGGCAGTGACCTGTTCGGTCCCAAGGATGCTGTAGCCATCACCAAACAGTTCCTCAAAGGACTGAAG GGTGTTGAGAACGTGTATACACAACACCAGCCTCTCCTTCAAGAAACACTAGATCAGCTCATCAAGGGAAAACTCAAGGACAGCCAGTACCCCTACCTGGGTGCCAACACTCTCCGTGACAG